From Bacteroidales bacterium, one genomic window encodes:
- a CDS encoding type IV toxin-antitoxin system AbiEi family antitoxin — translation MTIRKETNLRKLFGLLLPGTVVTSSWLESFGISRNLQKYYIQSAWLEPVGRGAYKKPKDRVEWQGAINAIQKQTEIKVHLGALSALAQLGFSHYFRFEKETLQLFSPLQNNLPKWFLDHDWGMNILHKRTSFLPCNLGLVEIEVKQIAITVSSPERAIMECLYLSPTEADLTECYHIFEGLVNLKPKLVKELLQVCNSVKVKRLFLLMAEKSNHSWFQFLDAKDIDLGKGKRMIGENAVYNSKYQISIPKELAEL, via the coding sequence ATGACGATACGAAAAGAAACAAATTTAAGAAAACTCTTTGGCTTATTGCTTCCAGGAACTGTAGTAACAAGTTCTTGGCTCGAGAGTTTTGGCATATCTCGAAATTTACAAAAATACTATATTCAATCAGCTTGGTTAGAGCCAGTAGGTCGTGGAGCATACAAAAAGCCAAAGGACAGAGTAGAGTGGCAAGGAGCAATAAATGCTATCCAAAAACAAACTGAAATAAAAGTTCACCTAGGTGCTTTATCGGCTTTAGCTCAACTAGGTTTTAGTCATTATTTTCGTTTCGAAAAAGAGACATTGCAATTATTTTCCCCATTACAGAATAACTTGCCTAAATGGTTTTTAGATCACGATTGGGGGATGAATATCTTACATAAAAGGACATCATTTTTGCCTTGCAATTTAGGCCTAGTAGAAATAGAAGTTAAGCAGATAGCTATAACCGTTTCAAGTCCAGAACGAGCAATAATGGAATGTTTATATTTATCGCCTACAGAAGCTGATTTGACAGAATGTTATCATATATTCGAAGGACTTGTAAATTTAAAACCCAAGCTAGTAAAAGAATTATTGCAAGTGTGTAATTCGGTAAAAGTAAAGCGATTATTTTTATTGATGGCCGAGAAATCAAATCATTCTTGGTTTCAATTTCTTGATGCAAAAGATATCGATTTAGGAAAAGGAAAGAGAATGATAGGTGAAAATGCAGTGTATAATTCAAAATATCAAATATCAATACCGAAAGAACTAGCAGAATTATGA